From Flavobacterium lipolyticum, one genomic window encodes:
- a CDS encoding MgtC/SapB family protein, protein MSTTEFLTRLIISLFAGLIIGFERQWHHKETGLKTNMLVATGAAAFVLLSIKVAATAPNIDVTRITAQVVMGVGFLGAGVIFREGPNVHGLNSAATIWCSAAIGCIAASGYFIEALICTFLVTIVNTVLEPIERWLRNRK, encoded by the coding sequence TTGAGTACAACAGAATTCCTAACCCGACTTATAATCTCACTCTTCGCCGGACTAATTATTGGTTTCGAAAGACAGTGGCACCACAAAGAAACCGGTTTAAAAACCAATATGCTGGTAGCAACAGGAGCAGCAGCATTTGTTTTATTGTCGATTAAAGTAGCTGCAACAGCACCCAATATTGATGTAACCCGAATTACAGCTCAGGTTGTTATGGGAGTTGGCTTTTTAGGTGCCGGAGTTATATTTAGAGAAGGACCCAATGTACACGGTTTGAATTCAGCTGCTACTATATGGTGTAGCGCCGCTATTGGCTGTATTGCCGCATCAGGTTATTTCATAGAAGCTCTAATTTGCACATTTCTAGTTACAATCGTCAACACAGTTCTTGAACCAATCGAAAGATGGCTTCGAAATCGAAAATAA
- a CDS encoding OmpA family protein codes for MKIKKIAYTVFLSSVFFSGMAQKSGLDKADKNYNQYAYIDAIATYEKVAEKGYKEEKMLQRLGNAYYFNGELVRALKWYKALFGMNDQQEFEYYYRYAQTLKATGNYTKADKILELFNQKASTDKRGLLFEKNKNYLEQIKNNSGRFEIADAGINSRYSDYGSSFLDNKLVFASARDTGGVAKVKFKWTNKSFTNLYSAELNADGSIGIPKRFENKINSKFNESTPVFTKDGLTMYFTRNNFLNGTRGADDKKVTLLKLYKASYIEGKWTNIVELPFNSDQYSVAHPTLSVDEKKLYFASDMPGTFGQSDLYSVTINNDGSFGKPENLGAAINTEGRETFPFISGDNELYFASDGRPGLGGLDVYVSTIKRDLTFSEVQNVGAPINTKVDDFGFIIDSKNRTGFFSSNRDGGHGYDDVYRFSETRKLPCEEILSGIVIDAETNLVLENAKVNLLDNQLQIIGEVITRADGKYSFKVNCNKEYFVRAARQDYDTNELPKAIDKTSLTLPLKRTPQKVVEKTIEKLIVGDDLAKILHIKMIYFDLGKSIVRKEAAIELEKIRQVMIQNPSMKIDVRSHTDSRQTHAYNEKLSDRRAKATVAWLVKKGIAADRITGKGYGETQLLNKCADGVKCTTEEHQANRRSEFIIVSM; via the coding sequence ATGAAAATAAAAAAAATAGCATATACGGTCTTTCTGTCTTCCGTTTTTTTTAGTGGAATGGCACAAAAGTCAGGTTTAGACAAAGCTGATAAAAATTACAATCAGTATGCTTACATAGATGCAATTGCTACTTACGAAAAGGTAGCAGAAAAAGGATATAAAGAGGAAAAAATGCTCCAACGATTGGGTAACGCCTATTATTTTAATGGCGAGTTGGTGAGAGCATTAAAATGGTATAAAGCTCTTTTCGGAATGAATGATCAACAGGAATTTGAGTATTATTACCGATATGCTCAAACCTTAAAAGCAACAGGAAATTATACTAAAGCCGATAAAATATTAGAGCTTTTCAACCAAAAAGCAAGTACTGATAAAAGAGGATTGTTATTTGAAAAGAATAAAAATTATTTAGAGCAGATAAAAAACAATTCAGGGAGATTTGAAATAGCCGATGCCGGAATTAATTCAAGATACTCAGATTATGGAAGTTCTTTTTTAGATAATAAATTGGTATTTGCGTCTGCCAGAGACACGGGCGGAGTTGCCAAAGTAAAATTTAAATGGACCAATAAATCGTTTACAAATCTTTATTCGGCAGAATTAAACGCCGATGGTAGTATTGGAATTCCGAAGCGATTTGAAAATAAGATCAATTCAAAATTTAATGAATCGACTCCTGTTTTTACAAAAGACGGATTAACGATGTACTTTACCAGAAACAATTTTCTAAACGGTACAAGAGGGGCAGACGACAAGAAAGTCACTTTATTGAAATTGTATAAGGCAAGTTATATAGAAGGTAAATGGACGAATATCGTTGAATTGCCTTTTAACAGTGATCAATACAGTGTGGCACACCCGACATTAAGTGTAGATGAAAAAAAGTTATACTTTGCTTCAGACATGCCGGGTACTTTTGGACAATCAGATTTGTATAGTGTTACTATTAATAATGATGGCAGTTTTGGTAAACCTGAAAACCTGGGAGCCGCAATTAATACTGAAGGAAGAGAAACTTTTCCTTTTATATCAGGAGATAACGAATTGTATTTTGCCAGCGACGGACGCCCGGGATTAGGAGGGCTTGATGTGTATGTTTCGACTATTAAAAGAGATTTGACGTTTAGCGAAGTTCAGAATGTTGGAGCTCCTATAAATACAAAAGTGGATGATTTTGGTTTTATAATAGACAGTAAAAACAGAACTGGTTTTTTCTCCTCCAATAGAGATGGAGGGCATGGTTACGATGACGTCTACCGTTTTTCGGAAACCAGAAAATTGCCTTGTGAGGAGATTTTATCAGGGATTGTTATAGATGCCGAAACAAATTTGGTACTGGAAAACGCTAAAGTAAATTTACTTGACAATCAGCTTCAGATAATAGGTGAGGTAATAACCAGAGCCGATGGGAAATATAGTTTTAAAGTTAATTGTAATAAGGAATACTTTGTTCGCGCGGCAAGACAAGATTATGATACTAATGAATTACCTAAAGCGATCGATAAAACAAGTTTGACATTGCCTTTGAAAAGAACACCTCAAAAAGTGGTCGAAAAAACGATTGAAAAATTGATTGTTGGTGATGATTTGGCGAAAATTTTACACATAAAAATGATTTACTTCGATTTGGGTAAATCTATTGTTCGAAAAGAGGCGGCCATTGAGTTAGAAAAAATCCGTCAGGTGATGATTCAAAATCCAAGCATGAAAATTGATGTTCGCTCGCACACAGATAGCAGACAAACACATGCGTACAATGAAAAACTATCCGACAGAAGGGCTAAAGCAACAGTGGCATGGCTTGTTAAAAAAGGAATTGCTGCTGATCGTATAACCGGAAAAGGATACGGAGAAACACAATTGCTGAATAAATGTGCTGATGGTGTAAAATGTACTACAGAAGAACATCAGGCGAATCGAAGAAGTGAGTTCATTATTGTTTCGATGTAA
- a CDS encoding PorP/SprF family type IX secretion system membrane protein, translating to MKKLVLVLLFCSTAGFAQQDAQFTQYMYNTININPAYAGSRGAMSIFGLYRTQWVGLDGAPETSSFSLNTPINNNVGLGVSLVNDKIGPTNENNLSADFSYSIQTSATAKLSFGIKGSANIFKLDPTKLNPEHQGDPQFQDFQNKFAPNIGAGVYWHTDKAYVGLSVPNFIQTTRFDDNDYSIYKDRINYYFIAGYVFNLNRYETIKFKPALMTKMVEGSPLQVDASANFMFNDKFVIGLAYRWSASFSALAGFQITDSMYVGYSYDRETTRLVNYNSGSHEIFLRFEFLKNYSRITSPRFF from the coding sequence ATGAAAAAATTAGTTTTAGTTTTATTGTTTTGTTCTACTGCAGGTTTTGCCCAGCAAGATGCGCAGTTTACACAATACATGTATAATACCATCAATATAAATCCTGCTTATGCCGGTTCTCGCGGAGCTATGAGCATTTTCGGATTGTATCGCACCCAGTGGGTCGGATTGGATGGAGCACCCGAAACCAGTAGTTTTTCGTTAAATACCCCCATAAACAATAATGTAGGTTTAGGAGTATCGTTAGTCAATGATAAAATAGGCCCTACAAATGAAAACAATCTGTCAGCTGATTTCTCTTACTCCATACAAACATCAGCAACCGCGAAACTTTCTTTTGGTATTAAAGGTTCTGCCAATATATTTAAGCTGGATCCTACAAAGTTAAATCCCGAACATCAGGGAGATCCTCAGTTTCAGGATTTTCAGAATAAGTTCGCTCCCAATATCGGAGCCGGAGTTTACTGGCATACGGATAAAGCTTATGTGGGATTATCCGTTCCTAATTTTATTCAAACTACCCGCTTTGACGATAACGATTATTCAATCTATAAAGACCGTATTAACTATTATTTCATAGCGGGTTATGTATTTAATCTAAATCGTTATGAAACGATAAAATTCAAGCCGGCTTTAATGACTAAAATGGTAGAAGGTTCACCATTACAAGTAGATGCATCGGCAAATTTTATGTTCAACGATAAATTTGTGATCGGACTAGCTTACAGATGGAGCGCCTCTTTTAGTGCTTTGGCAGGATTTCAGATAACCGATAGTATGTATGTAGGGTATTCCTACGATCGCGAAACCACTCGATTGGTAAACTACAACTCAGGGTCGCATGAGATATTTCTGCGTTTTGAATTCTTAAAAAATTACAGCCGAATAACTTCACCTAGATTCTTCTAA